The genome window TGCGGAGCACAGGGGAGACCTGCACGCAGTGCTGAGCCGCAGGGTgttggggtggcaggggcccagcatgggcagggacgttcagcacagtgcagcccgTAGGGTAGAGGGGCTGCCCCTGGCCCACGGCCCATgggcccagccccactggctgGTGGGGCACAAGTGTCCCCATCACCACTTGCTGTCCCTGGCCATAGGCAGGGGGACaaggggcaggcagcgggggcagctgcacaccgctggggagctgcagcacgtGTGGCAGCTGCACGACCTGCCCCGAGTCCCCCAGgggcccctgcaccccctgccaggTTGCCAGGGCGGGCTGGTGGGTGACAatgtggagctgggaaggccGAACGGTGATCAGCAGCCCCGGGACAGAGGGCAGCACACCAGCAGTGACCGGTGGCGGCATGGTCAGGGTGGTGAAGCTCATGCCGGGCACCTCTGGTCCTGtcggcagctggagggggaaccTCTCTGTGGGCAGAAGCGaaggggggtgatggggtgagATGCTGGCCGGCACAGCTGGTTGGGGGTTACCCGAAGGGCAGGAGCACCACGAGGAGCGTGCTGCTCTGTGCCGCGGCAGTTGGCCAGCGTGGCGTTTGTTGGGGCAAACAGTGTTCTGGGGTTCCGTCTCCACGGCGATCATTATGCCAGCACCCGGGTCAGCCAGCGTTGTGACAGTTTGacttttaatgacagaacaacTTCCCATCTCAATGgtttcccatcctgctgatgccttcctgccctcagcgctgatttcccacccccaccataGTTTCCCATCACAactgttttttgggttgggaGTTGAGTTTCATGTCAAAGGGGAGTTTTCACCtaaatttctgttgatgtcagtggatcccAAGACCTGGTCAGCTTGTattctcttgcagccagaactttcctcatttgaaggcttctttctgccttctttcagccagggcagggctgggagggagttTGAGAGAGCCACTGCCTTGCTTAGGGACCCTGTGGGGAAAttgctttggggtgggggcaatTCGAGAAAAGTGGGACCTCAgagaagcatagtattacaggaagctttttagggtaagaGACAGCTATCGCTTTCAGGATGGCTGGCATTCACCATCCTAAATGTGTGCTGCCACGGCTCCCTAAGCAGCGCAGCCTGCAACCTCAGCACGTGCTGACAGGAGTAACGGGGGCTGGAGCGGAGTGGAGAGCCCGCGGCCAGGCCCTGTTATGCTCCTGCAGGAAGGGGGACTTGACGGTACCACAGAGCTGATGAGATGTCCACTGccatgattttcccttttataacaAATTCTACCAGGGACGAGCAATGACGGAAAAGGCAGGAATATGGTTACGCCAGTACTTCACAGTCCCTTGAACTTGTTGTGGTTCCAGCCTACTGGATGGATTGTGCCCAGattctttcctttccagtgAGTCTGGTGGAagagaggcagctcctgcaacCCACCAGACTCCTTGGAATTTTAACTTCTCGTGCTGGCCCTTGGCACTTTGACTCTGGGACTTCCAGTCCCAACTTGATTAATGTTGCCCAAATGGTTTTCATTGCATCTGTAATGCTTTCTGGCCCTTCTGCCCCGCTGAGGATGCCATCGATGTATCGATACGCTGTGAGGCCAGGTGGAATGGTGATCTGTGCTAAGGCTGTGGCCGGAGCATTGTGAGCGATAGTGGGGCAGTGTTTGTATCCTTGCggaaaactgtttgaaaacataCTGAGTCCCGctccaggcaaaggcaaaccGGGCTTTTTCTTGTGCGTGGAGCAGAATCACGAGGAATGCATCTCTAACATGTAAAGCATCTAAAGCTAACCTAAGATCTATGCTAACCCTAATGTCCCACAAAAATCACTAGGTAGCTAGGTTACTGACaatgaaaggagaggaaacagcacTGTGAGAACGAAAATATCCCACTAAGTCAATTTTTTTGTCTACCTATACAGCAGAAGTGTTCTTTCGTGTTAAAGTCAGAGTATGTTCTGATTTGCACTGCCCCACTAAATGGTTTTATGCTGGAAAGGTTTACTAAGAAATAATTGTTAGTGTTCTTCCTGGTTATGCACCCACAtcttataatgaaaaaattagatGATAACGTCTTTGCTGTGCTACACTGTTCTATAACTGAGAGTTAggctgtgtttcattttaagcattCTCAAAATACACGGATAGTTACAGCTTTTACTAACAGCACTGCGGCAAATGTGAATTCACTGGTGGGCTTTTAAACCTCACCTCAGCATGTTTGATGTAGGAACAAACATTACAAGTACTCTAGTATTTTTGCCAATGCTTTCCTGCACAAATTGTATTAAAAGCATAGATTCTTCTGGTCTTCCATGCAGAAAGTATGGTGAGAATAAATCTGATATTAAAATGACTTCTTCAGATGTCAGAGGTTTATTTAGAAATGTCCActacctgtattttttcttatttacttgCAGTGGGTCATAACAACCTGCAGAGAAGATATGCAAAGTATGTCATCCCTATTATTTTCATTCCTGGGTTACGATAGAATTTGGCACAGAATTTTAGATCAGTTGCAAAAAGTAGTGCTGGGCCACGCATATTCAGATTGATCCATGATCCCAGGTAGCTGTATGGGATTTggtcattttctttaataagtaaaggaaaactgcatgtaTTATAGAAATGAGAATTCAGTGAGACAAAGGGCAGGTCCAGTTCCTTTTCGACTACTACACAGAGATATTCTAACacatcaaatgaaaagaatttctaaagAAGTAGACCTTTCTGAGCTAGAGAAGAGGTAgatgaaatagaaaagatagaactaaaatctgcagcaaaatattgCCTCTAAAGGAAGATGTGTtggggtatttttctttcacgGAAACAACGAACAATTACTCTGCGATTCTCCAGACTGGAAATTTGCAAAAAGCTGTGTAGTGTGGTTTTCAGtagtataaaaagcaaaagctcttcAGGGTTTCAAGTACATCTTTgcaacagctgtgaaaaaaatgcaagcatgcAGATTGTTCCATTGTATGAAAACACCTTCATTTACTACTTATTTGTCATACAGGGAATAAACTAGCAGTGACGACTGTTGGAAAGTTttagatgaataaaaaaatcctccaaaccaggaaaaatactgtgctaTCAGgtagctgcagctttgctgtgtgagcTTAATATTCACGTAGAGactttttctaaatgtgtcACTTAAGGCAGGGATGGCTTCTAATTCTAAAAAGCCATTTGCCTAGAGCAGTCGCTCATGTGCCACATACAGGATTTTTATGCTAACACTATTAAAAAACTTCCCTAGAAAATTTTCCACCTCCTTCGAGTAAATACAACCGATGTCCCTAACTGTCTCAGTTTCCTATTCCACCATAGgttgctgtatttcaaagacaaagttAACCAACGGCTGGTTACTAACCGAGGGCTCAAACCAATTTTTGCAGCAGTCAGGTAGAGAGTGGCCATTTAGTCTGGACCCACTGAAGTGCCAAtgtaaatacaaacaaaataaggTCTATCAAACTTTAGATTCTCTAGCAAAACAACGGAAAGGATATGAAGAACTATGTCTTGTCTACTGTCTGTTTCCCATATGTGTTGTGATCGGCTCCCTGGAAAACAAGAGGCTGGActggtcctggctgtgcccatgAGCTTGCCAGCTGAGTGCTAGGTAGTAGCAAGGAGAGCACTAGAGAAAAGCACAGACCCATTGACCCAGCACCACCATTCTCGTGTTCTTCATGCATGTGAGGCCTGTTAGCCATTGTACTTGTATTTATTCTAACACGGGACATCAGTCAACAGTCACAATACCGGTGGATTACCAGCACTTCTGTCATATGCTTCACATATAGTGTTAAAGGAAAATTTACACAGATGTGGGTACCACTAGGTTTGCTTTAATCGCCcctcagagctgggccaccacCCCAGCGAGTGGCAGAGAGCAACACGATACAGCACGGCTTATATACGCTTCTCAAATGATTAGTCAATGCCCGaggtttttagaagtttcctttggtcttgtccattctgcaaatccatcacctgacccCGTCCCTGTTGATTCATCTATTTgcttccagtctctgcctcggTTCCAAGCTCCTCCTCGGATCgtgatcttctttctgcctgctttaactcacacactccttcaagcacacttagtctttgaacagcaattcctattcacatatactgattttttttctcgGAACACCTGCGTTTCTGCGAGCACCTGTGTGCACAAGGTGatcatctgttgtttctctgttctcccactGATTAACTGGAACTGGGtgttaaaccagccttggattagggctacACTAGGGAcaaggcctggttctgccacttAGCTGCTttagcactttaaatttctgaattcaaaacacattttctttaacaagcaATACCAGAACAATGGAGAACAATTAACAGTGGTTTGGTCACTGCTGTGACAAAATAATGgcaattattatttctggtgTAGGTTGCTGTATGTCGTATTTATGAAACTAGGATTTGCcggaagaaaaatgttctatttcaCACCCACAGATGAGCTCCCTGAGATGAGCATCCACATTTTAACAAGCCTTTACATCAAAGGCTGTAAACGAGTGTCAGTCTGCACAACCAGCTGGGAATCTTCTGTTGTTCCAGGCACATATTTTTGTCCCATTCAATACCTTGTCTGTGTGATTTGCCTTTAGTCTGTCCTGTGCTTTCCTGCTAAAGATTTATAGGCTTCAGTCTTCTGATACTGCTCCAGCTCCCGCATCTAATGCTCCTTATCTCTGTCTGCTCCATCAAGGTGTTGCTGAAACAAGTCCAAGAGTACCAGGGAGTTGCCTCCCCttcaggaggaagggaagaaaaacaacttgcCAGATGAAGTGCTGATCCATTTCACCtatgcaaacaggaaaggagtgaagaaacaatgagaaTGTACGTGAGATGCAAAGACGCAGGATTTCCGGATAATATTGCTGTATTCTGGTGTGTGTCCTGTCCGtgtctccctccccccccccccccccttccctttttttttttaattcaaatcaCTATTCtgttaactctttttttttttagatcaagCTTTAACGTTCAGATCTGTAACAGCAGGGTTCCAATACACCCTTGTTTTTGTACCCCATGGACAAAAATGCACTACCATTCTACAACCACACACTTTTCCCATCTGAGAGGCGAACAAAACATCATGGCTATTGGAAAAGAGTAGCATAAAGATAAAAGAGCCTAGGTGATATCAATTTAAGCTATCTACGTttaggttaaaagaaaacttcaggctaggaagaaaaaaaatatttcacacgTGCATAATAGAATGAGCTTAACTGGAGAACTCTTTAGGGGGACCAATGAACTGAAAACCATTTAAGGAGTGGTCACAACACTTGCTAAAGGGatcctttccagaaaaaaaaaaaaaagttgagcaAGTTTTTCACCTAGtgagtttaaaattcaatgGAAATAAGTATTCAATCAGAGTGAACATTAGTCACTGGgtatgcctttttattttcattacgtCATCACAAGAATACATGCAATAGTTATAAATTTCGTGCATTTGCAAACCTGTTTTGATGCTGCTGAGGACACAGTTAACATTCTAGATTGGGGTGCAAATTTAGTGATGCTGGGTTTGCGTTTCTGTTGGACACTGTATTCTTCCAGAAGAcattaattcttctcttctgtctccagcaATGTGCTGCTGACAGAGTACAGTAACCGACTcaaaaacagcagaagtttttcctcagcTTGTGTCTTGGATGGATTGTTTTGAATCAGTAAGAAGGGGTTCTACTGTACTACCTGTAAGTAGATGTCCTAGGTTTTCTAGCACAGATCTAtacagttctttaaatatttctttatatataaatatatgtattacaAAACTTAacaagaagaatgatttttagGGTGTTTGCTGTATAACTATAGTAATGGTCTTTTTCTAGGGGAGACTCGCTATTTGGTCAGCTCAACCAGTCCTTATTTCAGTCAATTCCAGCCAGCTCAGCGGTCCTTATGCTCACCAAACACAACAAGCAGTAGCAGGACTGCAGGGCTGGAACAGGGGAAGCGCGAGGCTTTCCCTTCAACTGTTGTATTGGACAACTAGTTTGCtagttgctgcagctcagacacTTTTCCCCTGGGTTGTGGGACACTCACCCACACACAGTAGTATACTATGACTCCACCACTTGCTTCGAGAACGACTTCACAGTCGTTAGCTAGCCAAAACCAGGCTTACGCAGCATTTTGGCTGCGGACAAGTGCAAAAGGCCGCGGTTCCGCATCTCGCCCCAGAAAGCGGGCAGCACAGCTCTTGTGGTGCGCTGCACATGGCTACCAGGGCAAAGTGAGAAGCACCACCACGAGAAGAAGCACCAGCCGCCCGTTCAgagccgcggcgggcgggggctgggctgccgttccgcgccgggccggggctcggTGCCGCCGCGGGCTCCCCTCAGCCTGCCGGCCccggggctctgcgggggcCGCCCGCGGGGTGCGGGCTGTGCCCACAGCGGCTGCCTGGGGGGGGCTCGGTCCCGAGGCGAAGCTGCTGGCCGAGAGCAGCTGCCGCTCGGTGTCacagccccccggcccgccgctgACCCCGCCCTGCAAAGGCGCTGCACTTGCTTACAGACGCCCTGCCGAGAGCAACCGAGCTGCCCCTGCGAGCGGCTGGCACGGCGGAAAGCAAATCCTCGCCGGAGGGTACCcgctgccggggggcggggggcggcgggtgggggggagggagggaggcaggaggaggaaagaccCCGCTCCCTTGTCCCACCTTTCAGCCCTGCCGCGTGCTCTGCACCCCTTCACTCCGGTAGCGGCTCACTTTCCCGTCGCAGGGAGCGGCTCTGAACACAAGAGGTTAAATCGTGCAACAGCTCATAATGGCTTACTTGTGCAGGGGAAAACCTCCTAAGCTACACATTCACACCACTCGCTTTTTCCCAGTCAAAAAGTGCACTCCTGCAAAATCtctcctatttaaaaaaatatacatttaaaattgcTGTTACTAACAGAtgcttccaaatgcaaacagagcaaatgcaccCCTAGTTCCCACAGCAAAACGGAATGCATCATACGGAAAGGATTTAACAGCTTGAGCCACGTGGGTGCTTTTGCATACGGAGGCAATAAGTATGAATGCCCGGGCTGCGAGTGGGcaaagggcagggggaagggcaCCCCGCAGCCGCAGCGAGCACTCCCGGGGTCCGGTGGCGTAAACTGGGCTGTGACCCGGCCCAGTGCTCGCCCAGCCAGTGCACCGCACAGGGTTGGTGGGCCGTTGCTGCCACCTGGCGACCAAAAGCGGCTACTGCACCCGCCCGGTTGGGGGAGCGCTGCTGCTGTGACCCGGCGGCCAAAAATCGGTGCTGCGACGCGCATGCGCGGTGGCGCCTCCCCAGTCGGCGCTGCCGGCCGCCGTTAACGGCACCGCGATCCCGCGCAGCCTGCGGGGTGGTGCCGCGGCGCCCGCTGCTGCCTCCCGGTAAGGAGGCGCCGCTGCCGTCCCCCGAGCACGTTGCCAGAGCGTGCTTGGCACGGGAGTACGGAGCTGCCGCGCCGTTGCAACCCCGGGACAAACGCAGCCCGCGGGTGCTCGCTGCTGCAACGGCCCCGCCCCTGGCGACAAGCCCCCACCTGGGGACCGCGGGGTGCAGAGCGGCTGCGCCCCTCCACGGTTTAATTTCCCCCCCACTCGGACACGCTCCGACCGGGACCGCGACCGGGACGCCCGGGAacgggacccccgcggctcgaACCGAGACCGCGACCAGGACGCCCGGGAacgggacccccgcggctccgAACGGGACCGCGACCGGGACGGGGACCGCGACCGGGACGCCCGCGGCTCCGACCGCGACCGGGACCCCCAAGGCTCCGACCGTGACCAGCACCCCCGCGGCTCCGACCGGGACCTAGACCGGAACTCCCGCGGCTCCGACCAGGACCGCGACCGGGACCTCCGCTGCTCGGACCCGGACCGGGTTCAAGAACCCGGCGACGGGACCCCTGCGGCTCATACCAGGGATCGGGACCGAGACCCCCGGAACCGGGACCCCCGCAGATGGGAGCCGAGACCCCGGGCACCGGGAGCCCCGCCGCTCGGGACCGAGACCCCGGGCACCGGGAGCCCCGCcgctcgggaccgggaccccgggCACCGGGGACCGGGACCCCTGTGGCTAACGACCAGGACCGGGACCCCCAGGATCGGGATCCCCGCGGTACAGGACAGGGACCCCGGGCACCGGGACCCGCGCAACTCGAGACCTGGACCGGGACAGGGACCCCACAGACGGTGACGCCCGCGGCTAGGGACTGGGACCAGGACCCTCGGAACCGagacccccgcggctcggaccaGGACCGGGACCAATACCCctggaccgggacccccgcgggtCAGACCAGGACTAGGGCCAAGGCTCCGGGACCGGACCCCCGCGGCTTGGACCGGGACCGGGATTctcgcagctcaggactgggactGGGACCACCGGGACCCACGTGGCTtggaccgggaccgggaccaAGACCTCCGGGGCCGGGACCCCCACAGCTCGGGACCAGAACCGGGACCCCCAGGCCGGGACCCTTGTGGCTTGGGACTGGGACCGCGAACGGGATGCCCAGGACCGGGAACCCCGCGGCTCTGACCGGGACCGGGACCAAGACTCCTGGGACCGGACCCCCGCAGCTCGGACCAGGGACTGAAAAGGGGACGCCCGGGAAAGGGACCCCCGGGCCGAGACCCCTGTGGCTTGGGACCGGGACCACGAACGGGACACCCAGaaccgggacccccgcagctccaaccgggaccgggacccccatAGCTTGGGACCGGGGCCAGAATCGGGACCCCGGGGACCAGGACTCTAGCGGTTCGAGGCCGGCACCAGGACCCCTGAGACCTTGACCCCCACGGCTAAGGACTTGGACAGGGACCCTGGGGACCGGGACCCCCACGGCTCAGGACCAGGACCGGGACCCCCAGTCCGGGACCTCTATGGCTTGGGACCGGGACCGCGAACGGGACGCCCAGGACTGGGACCCCCCCCGGCTCTGACCGGGACCGCGACCGCGACGCCCAGGACCGGGACCCCCAAGGCTCCGACCGGGACTGAGACCAAGACTCCTGGGACCGGACCCATGCAGCTCGGACCAGGGACTGAAAAGGGGACGCCCAGGACCGGGACCCCCACGGCTCTGACCGGGACCCTCAAGGCtcggaccgggaccgggaccaAGACTGGGACCGGACCCCCACAGCTCGGACCAGGGTCTGAAAAGGGGACgcccgggaccgggacccccgcggctccgACCGGGACTGCAACCGCGACGCCCGGGACCGGGACCTACGCAGCTCGGACTCAGGTCTGGGTCCGGGAGCCTCGGCACCGGGACCAATGCGGCTCGAACTGGAACCGGGACCGGGATCCCCGTGGCTCGGACCCGGACCGGGATCAAGAACCTGGGGACCGGGACCCCCACGGCTCGGACCGGGACCGAGACCAATACCCctgggaccgggacccccgcggctcggactGGGACTGGGGCCAAGAATCCTGGACCagacccccgcggctcggaccaGGGACCGGGACCCCTGCGGCTGGGACCGGGACCAATACCCCTTGAACCGAGACCCCCACGGCTCGGACCGGGACAGGGATCCCCGCGGCTCGGATCAGGGCCCAagactgggacccccgcggcacAAACggggaccaggactgggaccGCCAGAACGGGGAATCCTGCAGCTCAGATCAGGGACCAGGACTGACTGGGACCTCCGAGGACCAGGACCCTCTGCGTCTCGCACCAAGACCAAGACCTGGAGCCCCGGGACCGGGACCCGCACGGCTCGGGACCGGGTCTGGGTCCGGCACCCCCGCAGCTTCAGGCTGGGACCGAAACCAGGACCTCCAGGACCGGGACCACCGGGACCGGGACCACCGCGGCTTGGGACAGGGACCCCCGTGGCTCGGGATCAGGACCAGGACAGCCGGGACTGGCACCCCTGCGGCTCAGGACCGGGACCTTAGCGGCTCAGGCCAGGACCGAAACCAGGTCCGCTGGGACTGGGACCACCGGGACCACTGCGGCCTGGGACAGGGACCAGGATCCCCACGGCAGGGACCGGGACCCCTGCGGCTCGGGACTGGAACTGGGACCGGGACACCCATGGCTCAGGATATAGACGACCGGGACCGGGGTCCCGTGCGGCTCAGACCAGGACTGCGACTCCCAGGACCGGGACCCctgcggctcgggaccgggagCAGGACAAGGACCCTCGGGCTCGGACCAGGACTCACGGGACTAGGGCTCGAGACTGGGACCGGGACAAGGACCCCCGGGCTCGGACCGGGACTCACGGGACTAGGGCTCGAGACCTAGACTGGGACCGGGAACCCCGGGATAGTGACCCCTGTGGCTCGGACTGGGCCGGGACCGGGAACCACAGGGCTCAGACCGGGATCgggaccaggactgggaccccgggaccgggacccccgggaccgggacccccacGGCTTTGTTAAATGAATTGTAAAGGCAAACCAGCTCGTTTTGTCATGACTTGTGGAAATGCATCCGTATCCTGTGCTGacgtgctgttttgttttgctgcaaacCACACAAGTCTGCATCTAGAGAGGACAACGTATTAGTCATCACCAGTGTCCTTACACAGCCTCTTCACAGCCTCACTGCCGGGACTGCAGGCGTGCTCTTGCCTTTTCCAGGCATCCGAGTGATGGGTTTTGCCTCAATATTGCctccacaatattttatttttctcagtattttcagatgacTCCTAATATAGTTTCGCATACGAAGCACTTTACTCATTTGTGtaaatcattaaaaacaaaaaaaacccacccaccaTGAACAGTGTATCTATGTATTTTGCCACAGTGCAggtatgttttttaattataatttccaATTCAGTACCAGGgttagtttaaataatttaattcctcTTCTAAATGCTTTACCAAAACAcatagagcaggggtcctcaaactacggcccacgggctggatacggccccccaggtTCCTCAGTCCGGCCCaccggtatttacagacacacgCCCGCCGTAGAACCAAGAAGCCAAGaagccgcagatgactgcctgccccTTCATCCATGCCGGCCTCCGTAgcccgcctcctcctcctcctcctctgcggTGCGCGGCGGGCGAGAGGCGCGGGCATCTCCTCTGCCGGGCAAGCTCAGCcggcagcctctgcactgcgAGGCCCAGCCAACTCGGGTGAGTCGCCAGAGCCCCGGCGCGGCAAAGTCCCTTCAGTCCCTTCTGGCCACCCTGTCCGGACTGCGCGgccgggctgaggaggggggcggctcccccgtctctccctccctccagctcccggGCAGGACAAGcaagccagcaccagtgggaaGCGCGCGCACCAgcatggcaaaaaaaagaaaaattgaatcCGAGTGCGGGGTGTTCCAAGAAATGTGGACTTCTGatgtcaaaaaaaagaaaagttgacTCCGAGTGTGGGGTGTTCCAAGAAATGTGGACTTCTGatgtcaaaaaaaagaaaagttgacTCCGAGTGTGGGGTGTTCCAAGAAAAGTggacttctgattattttttcacgGAGTACAAAGAAAGAGCTGTTTCAGAGCCCAGAATTCAGTGCCTGTGTTCAAGGAATACAATTTGCATCGACACTACGAAACTCAacataaagataaatatgattCTTTGGTCGGACAAgtaagaaaagataaaatattaagaataaaACATGGATTGAcaactcagcaaaatacttttgtgaagcaaaagcagctcaatatATCATCACTTCGAGCAAGCTATCAAGTTGCCAAGCTCATAGCGTGCACTTGCAGAGCATTCATAGAGGGAGAATTTGTTAAAGAATGCCTTCTTTCTGCGGCTAAAGAGATGTGTCCAGAGAAGGCGGATTTATTTAGTACAGTGAGTCTTTCAGGACCTACAATTACACTAAGGATtgaagaaatgggggaaaatttGAATCTGTAGTTGCAAAACTCCTCAAAAAAACTTTGCTATTTCTCATTGGCACTCGACAAAAGCAATGATGTTCATGATTCTGCACAActtctaattttcatttgtgGGACAAATGATTCTTTCGAAGTCACAGAGGAGCttgctgcactgaaaagcatCAAAGGAACAACTATAGGAGAGGATATC of Falco cherrug isolate bFalChe1 chromosome 2, bFalChe1.pri, whole genome shotgun sequence contains these proteins:
- the LOC129735456 gene encoding uncharacterized protein DDB_G0284459-like; protein product: MRGGAAAVPRARCQSVLGTGVRSCRAVATPGQTQPAGARCCNGPAPGDKPPPGDRGVQSGCAPPRFNFPPTRTRSDRDRDRDARERDPRGSNRDRDQDARERDPRGSERDRDRDGDRDRDARGSDRDRDPQGSDRDQHPRGSDRDLDRNSRGSDQDRDRDLRCSDPDRVQEPGDGTPAAHTRDRDRDPRNRDPRRWEPRPRAPGAPPLGTETPGTGSPAARDRDPGHRGPGPLWLTTRTGTPRIGIPAVQDRDPGHRDPRNSRPGPGQGPHRR